GCCCCGAGCAGATCGTGGGCGCGAAAGAGATCGGCCCGCGCTCCGACCTTTGGGCGGTGGGCGTGGTGGCCTTCGAGGCGCTCACGGGCGTGCGCCCCTTCGAGGCCGACTCGGTCGGCGCGCTGGCCCTCCAAATCCACGCGGGCGAGCGGCCGCGACCCACGGAGAAGAACCCGAGCCTGCCGGCCACGGTCGACGAGTGGTTCGAAAAGGCCTGCGCTCGCGAGATCGACGACCGCTACGGCTCGGCGCGGGAAATGTCCGAGGGCCTCGCCGCCGCGCTCGCGGGGCAGAGCCCGCTCCTGGTCAGCTCCGGTCCTCGCGTCTCCGCGCCCACGTCTGCGCCCACCCCGGGGTCCGGGCCGGGCGCCGTGCCCACCGCGGCCAGCTCCGGGGGGTCACTCGGCAGCTCCGCGATGTTCGCGAAGACGCACGAGGTGCCCTCGGGCAGCCTGCCGTCGTCGCCCGGCCTGTCCGCGACGACGTTGAGCGCCCCCCCGAGCGGCTCGCGCAAGGTCGCGCTGGCCGTGGGGGGCCTGGGCCTCCTGGTCCTGGGGTTGCTTGGTGCGCTCGCGCTACGCGCGTCGCCTGGCGCGACCGCTACGGGCCTCGGGGGAAATCCCACCGCGACGACCACGACGGCGGCGACGAGCGCGCCCATCGCGACGTCGCACGTCGACGCCTCGGGTCCGGCCTCGACCGCCCTGGTCGCGCTCTCTGCGGAGCCGCCGCACGCCGCACCCTCGACCTCCGCGCCAACACCGGCTAAGTCTGTCACGCTCAAGGGACACCCGGCGACGCCGCCCCCGTCCAGCGCCCCGTCCGCGCCCCCACGACCCACGGCGACGAACAATGACCCGCTCCTGTGAAAGCGTAAAGTTCCCAAGGAGATTCGTGAGCCTAGCGCTTTCGGTAGCGCTCGGGCTGGCCAGCGCCTCGCTGGTCACGCGGCCGGCGCTCGCGGACGGCGCGCCGAGCGCGTCCGACCTCGAATCGGCCCGTGGCGCGCTCCTCGCGGGCCGCGCGCTGCGCGCGAAGGGCGACCTCGCCGGCGCGCTCGAGAAGTTCAAGGCGGCGCACGTGCTGGCGCACACGCCCGTCACGGGCATCGAGCTCGCCAAGGTCCACGCGGAGCTCGGTCAGCCGGTCGAGGCGCGCGACGTGTGCTTCGAGATCGGCCGCATGCCGATCGCGCTCGGCGAGACGGGGCGCTCGCGCGAGGCCCGCGCCGAGGCCGACACGCTCGCCGAGGCCATGAAGGGCAAGGTCGCGACCCTGCTGGTCGTGCTGAAGACGCCCCCGAACCGCGCGGCGCACGTGAAGGTGGACGGCGTGGAGGTGCCCGAGGCCGCCCTCGCCGCGGGCCGCAAGGTGAACCCGGGCAAGCACGTGGTCACCGCGCGCATCGACGAGGGCCCCGAGGCGTCGGTCTCGGCCACGCTCGGCGAAGGCGAGAAGAAGAGCGTGGAGCTCGCCCCGGAAGCGCCGACCAAGGTTTCGCAGGCCGGTGGCCCGCCTCCGCCCCCGCCTCCGCCCCCCGTCGAGGAGCGCAAGACCGTCTCACCGCTCGTGCCGCTCGGCTTCGGCGTGGGCACCGCGGGCCTCATCGTCGGCTCGGTCTCGGGCATCATCGCGCTGAGCAAGACGAGCACGCTCGACGCGAACTGCAAGACGCCGGCCCGCGACGCCAAGGTTGGCTGCCCGGCCACGGAGACCTCGGACCTCTCCACGGCGCGCGGAGCGGCCACCGTCAGCACCATCGGGTTCGTCGTGGCGGGCGTAGGCGCGGCCGTGGGGGTCGTGGGGCTGCTCACGCCTGGCACCGTGCGCGTAGGCAAACAGGGGCGAATTTCACCTTACTTCGACGGGACAGGGGCCGGGCTTCATGGCGCGTTCTAGGCTCGTCTTCACGTTGGGTGTGCTCGCGGCGCTCGGCGCTGGGGCGTGCGGCAACCTCATCGGGCTCGATAAATTTGTAGACTGCACGGAGTTTTCCGACCTCTGTACCGATGGAGGCGCCGGGGACGTCGACACTCCGGATGGCGTCGGGCCCGACGTCGTCCAACCCGACGGGGGACACGACGCCGACGCCGACGCCGACGCCGACGCCGACGCGGGCCCGCCGCTGCCCGACGGCTCGGTCGGCTCCGACTGGGCCAAGTACCGCGTACCAAACTACGACGGTGGCAGAGTCGACGCGGCGGCCGTGGCCAACCCGACGTACGTCTCGGCGGGCACTGTCGGAGCGGCCTTCGTCGACGGCGGATCGTTCGATGGCGGCGTGGCTGTCAGCCTCCAGTGGTCAACGTCAGCCGCAAGCGAGACCACCAGCACCTGGCTCCGCACGCCCGACGACGAGGTCGTTCAGACGTTCGACAAGGCACAGAGCCACTGCGTCAAGCTCGGCGGCCGCGTCCCCACACGCATCGAGCTGCTGATGTTGCTCGACTCCACGCAGCGCGACACCGACGGTAGCGCCTTCATGCTGAGGCCGGAGGTCCGGCCCAGCGACGGCCTCGTTGCCGGTCACCCGACGGCCTATTGGACCTCCACCGCGTTGCGCGGAGACGGCGGGATCGATTTCTGGGTCGTGGACTTCAAGTCCGGCGCCGTCAGGCTGACGCGGTCTGCGTTTCTGGGGGTGCTATGCATCCGATGACGAGGCGCGCCGCGACCGCCGCCGCCCTCTTGCTGCTCCCCGGGCTCGTTCGCGCTGACGCGCCGACGGGTCAATACGAGGCGTACCTGTCCACGCAGATTACGATTTCCGACGCGAAGACCCACCTCCAGTGGACGCGGGCGGTGCCCGCCGGGCAGCAATCCTTGAGCCAGATCGTCTGCTCGACCCGGCTTCCTTCGGTGCGTGAGCTCGCGACGCTGCTCGACAACGAACCCGCCACCGTTTACGACGACAAGGGTCTCCCGCAGCGCATTTACATCGACACGAACGCCTTCCCCGGCACGCCGCGCGGGAACTTCTGGACGTCGACGGCGACCCCGGAAGGAAAGGTCTTCGTGGTCAATTTCGGGACCGGGGAGATCTCCTTGGTCGATCCCGCGGTGACCAAGGCGCACGTGCGGTGCGTCGTGAACTACTAGCGCTTCGGATCGCCAGGCCACGGGACCCGTGGTAGACCGCGGGCACATGAGCCACCCTCTGTGCGTCACGCTCGATCGACGCAGCGCCCCGCGCACCATCTTCTCCGGGGACCGCCTGATCGAAGTGGACATGCCCGCGGGCACGCGCGTGCTCTACCCCAAGCCGCCGCTCGCGGGCCTGAAGGATCCGGACGCCGCCATTCGCTACGCGCTGAACCACCCGTACAACTCGGCGCCGCTCCACGCGAAGCTGCGGCCCGGCATGAAGGTCGTCATCGCGATCGACGACATCTCGCTGCCGCTGCCGCCCATGCGCCGGCCCGACGTGCGCGAGCGCGTGCTCACGATCGTGCTCGAGACCCTCGCCGACCACGGCGTGGAGGACATCGAGATGATCATCGCGACCTCCGTGCACCGGCGCATGACCGGCCCCGAGATCCGCCACATCGTCGGCGACAAGATCTACAACGCCTACTACCCCGACCGCCTCTACAACCACGACGCGGAAGACCCGAAGGGCATGGTCGAGATCGGCACCACCGAGCTCGGCGAGGTGGTCGAGCTGAACCGCGCCGCGGTGGAGAGCGATCTCCTCATTTACGTGAACCTGAACCTCGTGCCGATGGACGGCGGGCACAAGTCGGTGGCGGTGGGGCTCTGCGGGTACAAGAGCCTGCGGGCGCATCACAACCCCGAGACCATGCGCAAGTGCCACTCGTACATGGATCCGGACTCGTCCGCCCTGGCGCGGTCGGTCGAGCGAATGGGCAAGATCGCGAACGCGAAGCTCAACGTGTTCACGATCGAGACCACGATCAACAACCGCATGTTCGATCGCCCGCTCGAGTTCCTTCACAAGAACGAGGACGACCTCACGTCGAGCGAGCGCGCGGCGCTGAAGGCGCTCGTGTTCACGCTGTCCCGCGTGCCCCAGCCCGCGCGCGAGGCGATCTTCCAGCGCATCCCCTCGCCCTACGAGCTCACCGGCGTGTTCGCCGGCGAGACCGAGGCCGTGCACGAGCACACGCTCGCGAAGGCGTACGAGCAGTACCTCGTGCCCATCAAGGGGCAGGCCGACATCCTCGTCACGGGGATCCCGTACATCAGCCCGTACAACGTGAACTCGTTCCTGAACCCACTGCTCGTGCAGGTGATGGCGCAGGGGTACCTGTTCAACCTCTACAAAGGGGTGCCGCTCGTGAAGAAGGGCGGCACGATGATCGTGTGCCACCCGTGCACCGACCAGTTCGACAAAGAGCACCACGCCCCGTACATCGAGTTCGTGCACAACCTGCTGCCCGAGACGCGCGACGCGCTCGAGCTGCACAAGCGCTACGAGAAGAAGTTCTCGGAGAACCCCGCGTACATTCAGATGTACCGCTCGGGCCATGCGTACCACCCGACCCACCCCTTCTTCATGTGGTATTGGGGCGAGGCGGGGCGCCAGCACCTCGGGCGCGTCATCGTCGTCGGCGCCGACAACGAGTACATCCCGAAGCTCCTCGGCTACGAGACCGCGAGGTCCATGCCGGAGGCCCTCGAGATGGCCCGGGACACCGCGCCAGCCTCGCCGGAGATCACCATGCTCCACTCGCCGCCGATCCTCATGGCGGAGTGCTCCGCGTAACCTGCGTTCCCGCACCGTGACTTTCCCCGTACGGCGCGCCGAGAGCGCGTAAGGTTCCCCGATGGCCGCCAAGAAGAAGCCCCTCGCCACCGCCAAGCCGCGGAGCGCGCCCAAGAGCAGCGCCGTGACGACCAAGAAGCCAAGAAGCCCGCGACTGCCAAGAAGGCCGCCCCGAAGCCCGCGACTGCCAAGAAGCCCGCCGCGAAGAAGGCCCCTGCCGCGACGGCGCCGACGGCCAAGAAGCCCGCCGCGAAGAAGGCCACCCCGAAGCCCGCCGTGAAGAAGGCCAAGAAGGCCGCCCCGAAGCCCGCCGCGAAGAAGGCCGCCCCGAAGCCCGCGAAGGGAGGGACACCCGCCGGCCTCGCGCAGCAGCTCCGCAAGCTCCTCGAGGGCGAGGACGCGCCGTCGATCCACGCAAAGGGCGTGGAGCTCTTCTCCGCCATCACGCAGGGCACGAAGGGCGAGCTGCACCTCGGCCTGCTCGCGGTCGCGTTCAGGCGCGCGGGCGAGCTCGGCCACGCCGAGGCCTGGGTCGATTTCGGCCAGTGCCTCCAGAACGGCTGGGGCGTGGACCCCGACGAAGAGGCTGCGCTCGCGGCCTACGCGAAGGCCGCGAGCATGGGGTCCGACCAGGGCGCCTACGCGCTCGCCGCCAACGCCTACTGGCACCAGCAAGACTTCGCCGCCGCGCAGGCGTGGGCCAAGAAGGCGCTCCGCGGGGGCGATCCCGTGGGCGCGGTGCACTACCTCCTCGGCCGCATGGCGTTCCACGGGCAGGGCGTCCGGGCGAACAAGAAGAAGAGCTACGAGCTGCACGAGACCGCCGCGAAGCGCGGCGACTCGGACGCGATGTTCGAGCTCTTCGCGATGGCGTCCACCGGACAGGGCACGAAGAAAGACGAGCCGACCGCCGTCGTGTGGCTCATGGAGGCGGCGAAGCGAAACCACCCGCGCGCGCTCTTCAACCTCGGCGCGTTCCACGCCATGGGCAGCTTCGGGTTCGCAGAGGACCTCGAGGCCGCCGCCAGCTTCTACGAGGCGGCGTCGGAGAACGGTCACGGGCGGGCGAGCGCCACGCTCGGCACGATGTACCTCGGCGGCAAGGGCGTCCGGAAGAGCGACAAGAAGGCGGCGGAGTTCTTCGAGCGCGCGGAGGCCCAGGGCTTCGACGTCCAGGAGTTCCTCGAGGGCCTCGGCTGATCCCGCGCTCGTAGCGCGCGCCGCGCGGTGCGTGTACATACATGGAATGCGCGCCATCCGCCCTTCCGCACTCGTAGCCCTCTGCGCAGCGTCGATCGCGTGCGGCGCCTTCGGCAGCGGCGACGCTGACGACGCAGGCGCGGCGGGCATCGACGCCGCGAGCAGCGCAGACGTGGCGAGCGGCACCGATGCGGCGGCCGCGGAGAGCGGCACCGATGCGAGCGCTTGCCGCGCCACCGGGCGGCCCGTGGTCGACGTCGCGTACGGGCAGGCCGCCACCTTCCCTTTCCCCGTCAGGAAGGCGGCAGTCGCGCCCAGCGGAGACGTCTTGGCCGTCGCGCTGCGCGCGTGCGGCGACGGGAGCGCGCGCAGCGCGACGTTGGCGCGGATCGGGCGCGACGGCACCGTGAGCGGCCCCATCGGTTGTCTGCCGGAGGAGGTGCCTTGGGCGATCGCCGCTACCCCCGCCGGCGCCCTCGTGGGTACGACGCTCGGGGCGAGCCCCGAGCAGCGCGTACGACTCTGGCGGGTGGCGCCGACGGGGGCGGCGACCCAACTCGACGAGCTCGGCAACCCGGTCGTCTCGCCGCCGGAGCCGAGTCGCACACCCTTCCCTACAATCGCCTTCCAGAGCGGAACAGTGACCGGGTGGGGCGGCTTCCGGGAGGCGCAGACGGGCGCGCCGAAGGTGAAGGGCGTGCTGCGCGCGTCGACGGGCGGCCCGTGGTTGTCGGTCGCCACGCCCGTCGCGACGGAGGTGCCCGTCGCGGTGGCGGCGCGCGGCGGGAGCCTGCTCTTCGTGTTCATCCAGGAGGCGGAGGACCCGAACCCGGGCTACGTGGTGCTGCGCCGCTTCAACGTGGCCTCGAGCCTCACGGAGGACACGGCATTCTCGAACGCCGGGCGTACGAAGCTCCCGCTGCCAGGCCCTGTGCTGTTCGTCGAGGCCCCCGTGCGCTCGCTCGTGTGGGACGGCGACACGATCACCTTCGTCATGTCGGTCACCGCGACGGACAGCGCAGTCTACGTGTTCCGGGAGCCCGCCGGCCCGGCGAGCCCGGCGACCTTCGTGGGGAGCGCGGCTCAGGTGACGCGGGCGTGCGACGGCGCCACGCTCATCGCGGCGAACGCTGGCGGCGGCGCGGTCGACGTCCTCCGCTTCTCCTCGGGCGCGCTCGGGTGGTCAGGAGGCGCGGCCGCCCCGCGGCTGGCGGGGCTCGGCGGCCTCACGGGCTTCGGGGTTGCCGACGACGGGCTCGCGTACGTGGTCGGCAGCACGAAGGCCGCGAGGCTCACGCCCTAGCCTATTTCGCGATCGCGACCGGCGCCGACCGCTGCTGACCCGAGAGCGACGCGGCGCGGTGGACGAGCCCCACGAGCTCGACGCGCTCCGGGCGCCCGAAGCTCGCGTTCGACGCCACCTGCGCGATCTGGTCGAGGCGCCACTCGCGCGCGGCCGGGCTCTTGCGGAGCACCTCGGCGAAGCCCACGACGGCGGTCGCGAAGCGGAAGTCGGGGGCGGCCGCCTGGAACGTGGGCGCGATGGCGGCCGGCGACATCGGGAACACCGACTCCTCGGCGCGCTCGCTCCCGTGAGGGGTCTTGTGGCGCACACGCACCGTCACGGGGCTCGCGTCGGTCCGCTTGAGCACCACATCGTACATCGCCGTAACGGTATGACCCGCCCCCACCTCGCCCGCGTCGACCTTGTCGTTGCGGAAGTCCTTGTCGGCGATGTCGCGGTTCTCGTAGCCCATGAGCCTGTACGTGGCGACGACGCTGGGGTCGAACTCGACCTGGATCTTCACGTCGCGCGCGATGACCTGGAGCATGCCGTCGAGCTGGTCGACGAAGACGCGCCGCGCCTGCTCTTGGGAGTCGATGTAGGCGTAGTTTCCGTCGCCGGAGTCGGCGAGCTGCTCCATCGTCGCGTCCTTGTAGTTGCCCGAGCCGAAGCCCACGGTCGAGAGCGTGATGCCCTGCCCGCGGTACCCTCGGATGATGCCCCGGAGCTCGGCCTGCGTCGCCCGGCCCACGTTCGCGTCGCCGTCGCTCAGCACCACCACGCGGTTCACGTGGTTCTTCACGAGACCCTTCCGGGCGAGCTCGTAGGCGAGCTGGAGGCCGTCGCCCATCGCGGTGGACCCGCCCGCGCGGAGGCGGTCGATGGCGGAGTGGATCCGCTCGCGGCCTTCGACGCCGGTCGGCTCGAGCACGCGCTCCACACCCCCGGCGTACGTGCAGATCGCCACGCTGTCGCCAGACTTCAGGCGGTCGGTCATGAGGTGCAGGCTCTGTTTGGCGAGGTCGATGCGATCGCGGCCACCCATCGATCCGCTCGTGTCGACGAGGTAGACGAGGTGCACCGGCGTGCGCTCCTCGGAGCCGATCCGCTTGCCTTGGAGGCCCACGCGCACGAGGTGGTGGCCCGGCGTGTAGGGCGAGGGCGCCGCGTCGGTGTGGACCGCGAACGGGCGCGCAGTGGGCGCGGCGTAGGCGTACTGGAAGTAGTTCACGTACTCCTCGGCCCGCACGGAGGCGAAGGGCGGCAGCGTGCCCTCGTTCAGCTTGCGACGCGAGATCGTGTACGAGGCGGTGTCCACGTCGATCGCGAAGGTGCTCAGGCGGTCGCGTGAGGCGTCGACGACCGGGTTCACGCCGTAGTCGGCGTAGTGCTCCGTGCCGGTCGGCTCGGCCGCGGGCTTCGCGACACCGATCTGCGCGGGAGACGCCTGCACGGGCGGCGGGGGCGGCGGCGCGCTCGGGAGGCTGGGGCGGGCGACCTCGTCGCTCGCGGGCAGCGCCTCCGCGGCGGCGTGCCGCGGGCCCTGCGCGCGGGGCGACGCGGCCTCCGGGCTCGCCAGGCCTCCCATCCCACCGCCGCAGGCGATCGACGTGAGCGCGAGCGGCGCGAGGACGAGGACGGCGCGTCCGAGGTGGGCGCGACGAGGCGAGCGAGGCGACGGCGTGGAGGCGCGGGGGGAGACGGACGGGCTCATGGGGACTCCTGGAGGCCGCGGCGCGCGCGGCGGACAGCGGCGGTGTCCGAGCCCAACGCGGCGCAGGCCCACGCCTTACACTCCCAGTGCGCGATTATTTTGGCGTCGCGCCGCCCGCCTTCACGGCGCCTCGACGGTCGCGAACTTCCCCTCGGTGACGACGACCTTCTGCGCGAGCCCCGCGTCGGCGCCGGTGGCCGCCTCGGCCTCCTCAAAGGTACCGCTGAAGGTGCCCTCGACGACGACGCCGCTCGCCTTCGTCACGACGACCGTGAAGGTCGAGGCCTTCACGTCGCTGGAGAACACAGTGTTCCCGCGGTTGAAGAAGACCACCGCGCCGCTGGGCTTCGTGGCCTTGTCGGCCACGTACGTGCCAGGGGTCGTGGCGCGGAGGTTGATGGTGAGCTGCTCGGTGCCGGCCTCGTCCAGGTTCCCGGTCACGCCGATGCCGGCCGCGCCGGCCGCCCCCACGACGCGCCCGGCGGCGACCCAGGGCACGCCGTTCACCTTCATCGTGAGCTGCGCCTTCGCCGCCACGCCCGCGTCGGCGCTCGGCGTGGCCGAGCTGCAGCCGGCAAAGAGCGACGCGAACGCGCCCAGCGTGAGCGCCGCGTGGAGAGGGGACCGTAGAGGGGCGACGTGACGCTTCATGGGGATGTCTTCGGCCATCCCGATCGTGGCGTCAAACTTCCGCCCGCGCCGAGCCCGAGCTGTGTGCGTCACGGCGTTCGCGCCCAAGGGATTTCTCGGCTCGGTTGAAGCGGAGGGGCCCGTGTTGTAGGTACGGGGCCTCGGCGCGCGCTTCGCGCGTCGCGCACGACGCCGCCCAATGCACCAGAACGGACTTTCGAACGGCGCGGGTGTCGCGCCTCCCCTTCCCCCGCTCGCCCCCCTCGACGTCGAAGCGCAGCTCGGCGGCTCGAGGCTCCTCGTGCTCGGTGGCACCGGGTTTCTCGGCAAGATCTTCTGGATCATGCTGCTCCACCACTACCCGAGCATCGGCAAGATCTTCCTGCTCGTGCGGAGCTCGAAGAAGGCGACGAGCACGGAGCGCTTCTGGGCGGAGATCGCCACGAGCGAGGCGCTGCTGCCCATGCGCGAGCGCCACGGCGACGGCCTCGAGGCCTTCTTGCGGGAGAAGATCGAGCCCATCGACGGCGACGTGGGCAACCCCCACTGCGGCATCGACCCGGCGTTCCTCCGCGAGCACAAGGGCACGATCGACGCGGTGGTGAACGTCGCCGGCGTGGTCGATTTCAACCCGCCGCTCGACGAGGCCCTGGACACCAACGCGTTCGGCGCGAAGAACCTGGTCGACCTCTGCCGCGCCCTCGACGCGCCGCTCTTCCACACGAGCACCTGCTACGTCGTCGGCAACCGCAAGGGGCTCATCCAGGAAGACGTGCCGGGCGAGGTCTACCCGTTCCCGCGCGCCGACGAGCTCGGGCGCGAGCTGTGGGATCCCGACCGCGAGATCAAAGACTGCCTCGACATCGTCGCCCAGGCGAAGAGCCGCTGCGACGACGCCTTCCGCCAGAGCGAGTTCCTCGAGCGCGCGACGAAGAACCTGCTCCGCCGCGGCGAGCCCACGAGCGGCCCAGCGCTCGACCAAGAGCTCAAGTCGGTGCGCCGCCAGTGGGTGAGCGCCCGCCTCGTGGACGCGGGCGTCGAGCGCGCCACGCACTGGGGTTGGCCGAACGTGTACACGTACACGAAGAGCATCGGCGAGCAGATCATCGCGCGGAGCGGCCTCCGGTACACGATCGCGCGGCCGGCGTGCTGTGAGACCACCCTCGAGTTCCCCTTCCCCGCGTGGAACGAGGGCATGGGCACGTCGGCCCCCATCGTGTTCCTCATCATGAAGGGGCACCACCAGGTCGTCGCGCGGGACGTCGTGCTCGACTTCATCCCCTCCGACACCGTGTGCGCCGGAATGATCCTCACGCTCGCCGAGCTGCTCGAGGGCACGCAGAAGGCCGTGTACCAGTACGGCACGAGCGACGTGAACCCGAGCACCTCGGCGCGCTTCGGCGAGCTCATGGGGCTCTACCGTCGAAAGCACTACCAGCGCACCGGAAAGGGCAATCCTTTCAAGAACTTCCTCATGGCTCACTACGAGCCAGCGATCGTCGACATCGAGCGCTTCGACTCCGCCGGGCCGGGCCAGATCGCCAGCGCCGCGAGGGTGCTCGCGAAGATGCTGAAGTCGGCGCCAGGGCCCGCCGCGCGCATCACGAAGCCCGCCGCCCGCTCGCTCGAGAAGGTCGCGTCGCAGGAAGAGAAGATCGACATGATCATTCGCCTCTTCCTGCCCTTCACCTACGACCAGAAGGGGCCGTTCTCCTGCGCGAACACGCGCCACGCCTACGCGCGCCTCGGCGCGTCCGACCGCGCGAAGCTGAAGTGGCGGCCGGAGACGCTCGACTGGGCCGACTACTTCATGAACCAGCACATGCCGGCCATGGAGAAGCGGATCATCCCGTGGATGGACGACCGCTACAAAAAGGAGCTCAAGCCGCTCAAGCCGCATGAGACCCTCGTCACGCTGGTCGACCAGATGGCCGAGCGTCACGAGCACGCGGTGGCGCTCGGACGCTTCGAGGACCCCGGGTTCACGCGGATCACCTTCGCCGACGTGAAGCGCCGCGCAGACGACGTGGCCGCTCGACTCGCGGCCCGCGGCGTCGTCAAGGGGGACCGGATCGTGCTCGCGGGGAAGAACTGCCCGGCGTGGTCGATCGCGTATTTCGGCGTCATGCGCGCGGGCGCCGTGTGCGTGCCCATGGACCCCGATCTCGACGCGCCGAGCTTCGTGAACGTGGCGAGAGAGAGCGGCGCCAAGCTGGCCATTTTGGATGCCCACGTCGAAAAACGCACGGGCGCGGCGCTCACCGCCGGCCTCGCGGCTCTCGAACGCGTCCTGCTCGAGCCTACGGCCGCGGACGCCGACCCCGCGGAGGGGCTCGTCGCGCCGGTGGTCAGCGTGCGCGAGGAAGACGTCGCGAGCCTCATTTTCACGAGCGGGACCACCGGGCACCCCAAGGGCGTGCGCTTGTCGCACGGGAACTTCGCGTCGCTCATCGCCGCGCTCGCGCCGCTCTTCCCGCTCGGCATCCACGACCGCGTGCTCTCGGTGTTGCCCCTGCACCACACCTTCGAGTTCACGGCGGGGCTCCTCCTGCCCTTCTCACGCGGCACGCGCATCCTCTACCCCGGAGAGCTCACCGGCGACCGCCTGACGGCCGCGCTGAAGGAGGGCCGCATCACCGGAATGGTCGGCGTGCCCGCGGTCTGGCAGCTCCTCGAGCGACGCATCCTCGCGCGGGTGAAGGACGAGGGCGCCGTGGTGGAGACCCTGTTCCACGCGGGCGGTGATCTGAGCCGGTGGCTGTCGAAGAACGCGGGGATCGACGTGGGTCGCGCCCTCTTCGGGTCGGTCCACGAAGAGCTCGGTGGGCACGTGAAGTGGCTCATCTCGGGCGGCGCCGCGCTCCCGAAGGACACGCAGAAGCTCTTCACGGGCCTTGGCCTGCTGCTCACGGAGGGCTACGGCCTCACCGAGGCGTCGCCCGTGCTCGCGGTGGCGAAGGCGGGCTCTCCCGCCGGCCAGGTGGGCAAGGCCATCCCGGGGGTCGAGCTGCGCATCGACGCGCCCGACGCGGAGGGCGTGGGCGAGGTGCTCGCGAAGGGCCCCAACGTGATGCTCGGCTACACCGACGACGACGCCACGCGCGACGCGATCGACGCGGCCGGCTGGCTGCACACGGGCGACCTCGGCAAGTTCGACAAGCGCGGACGCCTTCAAATCGTGGGGCGCGCGAAGGACGTGGTCGTCACCTCGAGCGGCGAGAACCTCTACCCCGATGACCTCGAGCGGCTGCTCGGCGTCGTGCCGCACATCGAGGAGCTCGCGTTCGTCGGCGTCGACAACCCCTCCGGAGGCGAGCGGCTCGCGTGCATCGCGGTGCCGAAGACCGACGACACGATCACGCGGCAGGAGCGAATCACGCGGGCCGATCGGGCCCTGCGCGACGCGATCGCCAAGCTGCCCCACGGCAAACAGCCGCAGGTGATTCACTTGTATGATGCACCTTTGCCGCGCACGGCGACGCGCAAGGTGAAGCGCACGGAGGTCCGGCAAA
The window above is part of the Myxococcales bacterium genome. Proteins encoded here:
- a CDS encoding DUF2088 domain-containing protein; translated protein: MSHPLCVTLDRRSAPRTIFSGDRLIEVDMPAGTRVLYPKPPLAGLKDPDAAIRYALNHPYNSAPLHAKLRPGMKVVIAIDDISLPLPPMRRPDVRERVLTIVLETLADHGVEDIEMIIATSVHRRMTGPEIRHIVGDKIYNAYYPDRLYNHDAEDPKGMVEIGTTELGEVVELNRAAVESDLLIYVNLNLVPMDGGHKSVAVGLCGYKSLRAHHNPETMRKCHSYMDPDSSALARSVERMGKIANAKLNVFTIETTINNRMFDRPLEFLHKNEDDLTSSERAALKALVFTLSRVPQPAREAIFQRIPSPYELTGVFAGETEAVHEHTLAKAYEQYLVPIKGQADILVTGIPYISPYNVNSFLNPLLVQVMAQGYLFNLYKGVPLVKKGGTMIVCHPCTDQFDKEHHAPYIEFVHNLLPETRDALELHKRYEKKFSENPAYIQMYRSGHAYHPTHPFFMWYWGEAGRQHLGRVIVVGADNEYIPKLLGYETARSMPEALEMARDTAPASPEITMLHSPPILMAECSA
- a CDS encoding sel1 repeat family protein, whose amino-acid sequence is MKKAKKAAPKPAAKKAAPKPAKGGTPAGLAQQLRKLLEGEDAPSIHAKGVELFSAITQGTKGELHLGLLAVAFRRAGELGHAEAWVDFGQCLQNGWGVDPDEEAALAAYAKAASMGSDQGAYALAANAYWHQQDFAAAQAWAKKALRGGDPVGAVHYLLGRMAFHGQGVRANKKKSYELHETAAKRGDSDAMFELFAMASTGQGTKKDEPTAVVWLMEAAKRNHPRALFNLGAFHAMGSFGFAEDLEAAASFYEAASENGHGRASATLGTMYLGGKGVRKSDKKAAEFFERAEAQGFDVQEFLEGLG
- a CDS encoding DUF1566 domain-containing protein produces the protein MTRRAATAAALLLLPGLVRADAPTGQYEAYLSTQITISDAKTHLQWTRAVPAGQQSLSQIVCSTRLPSVRELATLLDNEPATVYDDKGLPQRIYIDTNAFPGTPRGNFWTSTATPEGKVFVVNFGTGEISLVDPAVTKAHVRCVVNY
- a CDS encoding serine/threonine protein kinase, giving the protein MSTPQVGMMVTPNVRLTRPLSEGGMGAVWVAEHLALRTQVVVKFILGELASNPDALSRFEREAAAASQVKSPHVVQTFDHGCTKEGLPYIVMELLEGEDLGDYLDRHRRMEPQTVLSLVSQLSRALDRAHVKGIVHRDIKPNNIFLSEGEAGEFFVKLLDFGIAKGVDSVRLDSATRTGTVMGSPFYMSPEQIVGAKEIGPRSDLWAVGVVAFEALTGVRPFEADSVGALALQIHAGERPRPTEKNPSLPATVDEWFEKACAREIDDRYGSAREMSEGLAAALAGQSPLLVSSGPRVSAPTSAPTPGSGPGAVPTAASSGGSLGSSAMFAKTHEVPSGSLPSSPGLSATTLSAPPSGSRKVALAVGGLGLLVLGLLGALALRASPGATATGLGGNPTATTTTAATSAPIATSHVDASGPASTALVALSAEPPHAAPSTSAPTPAKSVTLKGHPATPPPSSAPSAPPRPTATNNDPLL
- a CDS encoding DUF1566 domain-containing protein, encoding MARSRLVFTLGVLAALGAGACGNLIGLDKFVDCTEFSDLCTDGGAGDVDTPDGVGPDVVQPDGGHDADADADADADAGPPLPDGSVGSDWAKYRVPNYDGGRVDAAAVANPTYVSAGTVGAAFVDGGSFDGGVAVSLQWSTSAASETTSTWLRTPDDEVVQTFDKAQSHCVKLGGRVPTRIELLMLLDSTQRDTDGSAFMLRPEVRPSDGLVAGHPTAYWTSTALRGDGGIDFWVVDFKSGAVRLTRSAFLGVLCIR
- a CDS encoding von Willebrand factor type A domain-containing protein; protein product: MSPSVSPRASTPSPRSPRRAHLGRAVLVLAPLALTSIACGGGMGGLASPEAASPRAQGPRHAAAEALPASDEVARPSLPSAPPPPPPVQASPAQIGVAKPAAEPTGTEHYADYGVNPVVDASRDRLSTFAIDVDTASYTISRRKLNEGTLPPFASVRAEEYVNYFQYAYAAPTARPFAVHTDAAPSPYTPGHHLVRVGLQGKRIGSEERTPVHLVYLVDTSGSMGGRDRIDLAKQSLHLMTDRLKSGDSVAICTYAGGVERVLEPTGVEGRERIHSAIDRLRAGGSTAMGDGLQLAYELARKGLVKNHVNRVVVLSDGDANVGRATQAELRGIIRGYRGQGITLSTVGFGSGNYKDATMEQLADSGDGNYAYIDSQEQARRVFVDQLDGMLQVIARDVKIQVEFDPSVVATYRLMGYENRDIADKDFRNDKVDAGEVGAGHTVTAMYDVVLKRTDASPVTVRVRHKTPHGSERAEESVFPMSPAAIAPTFQAAAPDFRFATAVVGFAEVLRKSPAAREWRLDQIAQVASNASFGRPERVELVGLVHRAASLSGQQRSAPVAIAK